atattttatttaaatattgtatgaaattatgaatttcGGCGTTGGTTAAGAAATACCAATCAGGAGTGAGGAAGTGGGAGCTAGTGGGGATTTGAGAATCTTGGAAGGGATGCAAGGGATTGCAGGGGCATTGCATGGGGATTCTTTCATTGGCATTCGGGAATTGGAGGGCCTTCTGCTCGAACGTCAGACTGGttctatttaggtttatttgggtaaatctagattacctatattatgtCCTAGCCTTGATTTTGCTAGTATTTCATGATACTGGTGTGGTTTGGGTTGGAGGATAATATAGAGTATTTtgttaataagcgtatatttcagtgtttaattggtgtaaatttaagtgttctaattgttattgttttggagctcgatcactgctagtattataaagtgtactagtagagtttagagttgtagaACAATAGTGTTGCTAAAGTTTTAAAGTTTTGTTAGATTTGTGAGTATTTCTTATTAGTTAAAGagttaattgtgttttaatgtgtgaaaTGTTTTAGCTTGGATTGCTTTAGTGTTTTTTTACGCTAGAATAATTTTTGTTGAAGGATTTCATATATtacttagttctgttagttaattaataacttttgtaattaattattggggtagattattttagtaggatgaactggtctgatattttgcagttctttggagggatagggcgggtaacctaacggtgttcaactacagccctagtcaaccaagggacatttcttgggttattttagtagagtccaagtgagctcttggcagtttcctgcgtttattaagacaggattttgctcctggaatctggacgatttgagttgttatctaaacttcttaaatttgccAGGTTCTTGTCCAACTTTCCTATTTTACTTTACCCGTCTGGCTGACTTCTTGCTGTCCCAATCCCTAGTGTGAGAACCAGCCCACGTGAAGAAATAGGGTGTCAGGTCTAAGGGTTATTCTTCGCCCGTCTTAGTTAGCTTTAGCTAGAGATTTTCCATTGCACTTTCGGATAATCAcgcgagtaaattaaatgtgCGATTCGGATCGCTAGTTTGCTAATATGTCGGTAGAGTAGACGTTAGTTTAGCTGTTAGGGCTAGGATTTTGTTTAATATAGGAAATATTAGTATTAAAACTGGTTTCTCCTTTTCACGTCTCTATTCATTTTCTAGAAAGTTAAACTATACATTTTTAACACGGGATTTGGTTACTTAATATGTTAGACTTTAACTGTGTGagtgaatttataaataaataaataaatgaatgttgTACATTTGTACATAGATTGGGTGAATCCCGCGGTAGGCTCAGGAAGGCTTGCGTTTAATGATGTTCAATTATTGAATTGGGATTAGTAGGGCTTATAGGAATTTATAttaactatgtttatttatgacaaatgacaaactcgacatatacatttatgactttatatatatttttggtcccttgtatacctactggtagtaaataaatatattgtgggaataataaaattaaatagctcacaatataatgtaagattgtaaattcattttgtttttaaaaataaaaatgtttatttttaattagcttgTCCCTCAGCAATTTGTCTGTCTATTCTGTTATCTATGAGCCTGtgatttttacatacataatggctttcaaatataaagtcatattattccaaatacttatcataaatgatttgtctagactggatcgaggcagaaagttgcaagatcgtggtttattttggtccgaaaggtgatacaaaatgactacattaacagtttggataatattattttgataaatacctacaaaaaacaatgatgtacaaagttacagaattctggagaattggagtggtcagatacactgctctactaccagcatttgatattttaaattgtcCCTTTGAAAGTCCTCTCTATAGTGATGaaagtgtcacaacataatggctcggacaaatgaaagtagtcctgtcattatgaaaagatgtcccttcaggaccacaaaatagttccttcagaactggggcaggggtctgacccgtaactggatgatggccatggactgtcgcggaggcggagcgacatctataaccccaaaaaataaaatattttaaattgtattatatttatttttgactttctatattataatatggtgacattttagattatttactgacaaacattagttattttaattttgacataattatgctcatttgtttatttgtgttttatttaactaaaacaatctgattatatttgattaaaccccatcttttaattacaatttattaTTCATTCTGATTTATGCTGTGGACTTAATCCATGTATTTTGGTTATTGACATTTTAGGATTATTAGGCGTAATAGGGCATTACTGTTTCATAATATGCGAAAAGGACTGGTTACTATTTGCGGCTACAACAATGGGTTCTACATAGACACTAAACGATCACTACGTCAAAATACTGATCCAATTCAAGATATTAACTTAATTGATTGATATCGTTTCatggtaattaattttatttaataaattttagagtttcaatttttgtatggttatataggttaactaaataggtaaTTGATGTTAGTTATGTATTTATAGGGTCAGAATATTACAATATAATTTGATAAATGTTTGATTTAtttgaatataaattaatacctataaatacatacaaagtTATAAACTTCGGGTCCAAATATAATGTAAACCATAAAAATGATAATCTTGTTACTTTTATAGACCGGCCAAGAGCGATTGCGTCGATGCTATGTTGATGCTATGAAActctataaagttctacttttggatttttttcaattttttaaacatagggttcaaaagttagaggggggggagcacttttttttacctttaggacATTAGTttggaaaatataatatttgataAAACGGtgttgtaaacccttattcatttttatgcTATCCAAcaaatatcacacgttggggtttgaaaaaaaaaatgcaccaTGTGGAGGGACCTAATAAaacgttattttttatttatactttattggcGTATTGATATactattggtaccaaatttcagctttctagtgctaacggttactgaattatccgcggacggacggacggacggacggacggtacGGACGGACGGTTTATCAAAGCAAATCATAAGggtctagttgactacggaaaaAAAGGCTCTGGTAATCTTCAGCAGTATTTTAACACTTTTCTACTTTTAAATCCAGGTTTAGTCCCAGGAAGAAACTGCATCTTATTTTAAGAGTTATATCCTTCTTCTTTATCGGGGGAATCCCTAAACGCAAACGTATTTATCTATCATGTACGATTGATGTTTTACTCAGTCCCTTgctaaaaacaaaacatactGCATCGGAATAGAGCTATTTGTTCAATATGTACTCAATTCTCTTATGACAAACGAAAGCATAATGTATTGTATCCTCATTGAGTTGATTGAAGTtaatatacctaaataatacAGTTGCTCATTGAAGATATTGTTTCATTAGTTGTTGTTCATTCAGTGGCAGAAATAGACGTAATTGTTGAGTGAATTTCTAAACCTAACGCTGAATTCAAAACATTTGACCGTCTATGTACCTACTAATTAAATATCACAGGTTTTTTCAGTATAGTGATCGTATAATTAGGTCAtattgaacaacttttatttcgGGACCTAATAAGTCGAATTcgcgaaaaaatatttttgccatTTTATACAGGTATTCCGGCTCATAAGGAGAGTGTATtttcaaaaatgtttatatttgtCTGGATTCTATAGAGATCAGCCATTTTTATTAGACACTCTTAATAAGATGCCTCTGATTTCCCCGAGACAGCCAAAATGTCTCGATGTCGCCATTGGTCTCATCAAAACGTGCAGAGAATGACTTTGGATAAATTGCTCACCCTGGTTAAAACtaaatttctataaataaataaatatggatCCGCACGGAGTTTGTTTTGATAAATTATAACAAGTTATTGCTGTTATTAcggaatatttaatatttacatcATGACGGTGAATATTATCTGAGCGTTGAGATTGCATGGTACTAAATTCCACCCGGTAAAAGACGTGTGACGTGTGAACTACACGTTTATTGTCTATGTCTTAAATACATTTGCTACTCTTTATCACAGAGCAGTGATAATTCAGAAACACGCGTGAGAGAACTTTATTGTGATAATTTACTACTTACTTATTAATAAACATGTCGCAAATAAAGACAGTGCTTGTAATCTACACCGGTGGTACTTTTGGGATgctgaaaaatgaaaaaggagGTAAATGGTGAAATTACACTACTTATGATATACGATCATTTTGTTCTTGGcataaatattttaatcatggaaatattaactaaataactaacattatttcattttatttggaGCGTGAATGTCTTATAATTCCAATAGTTAGCACAGTTTTAACAACTAGACTGACACAGTTggtagtgacactagtgaccctacctgtaatccgatggtcctgggttccaatcccggtgaggatatttatttgtgtgatgagcacaagtAATTTCTTcctattttctattttttttatttaaataaaatgtcaatctgtgtaagactaTCCAatgatatttattaatttatgtacctatttacagTCTTTGCTATCGATATCGCTGCAGAGATCTTGACCTGcagggcaattatggtcgcgcgataaatgataaataaaacatctggccgtccctatcgcacttactaatagtgcgatagggacggcctgatcttttatcgtctatcgcgcgaccatgctccccgtgctgaCACTAATGTATAAATCTAAGATATGTATCttagtaatataatattatacatacatacatacatacaatcacgcctgtatcccataaaggggtaggcagagcacatgaactaatcaagtttcagtgccactcttggcaaaaaggggttgaaataaaacgaaattgtgacattgcagtgacaggtataatattataatgtgtTACATAATATTGATCTAAGCAGGTTTCTTGTTGTTTCATTTTATTGGCACTCTCGTCTTTAGGTATATATGTAAATGGAGATGTACACACAGAATGGCTTGTAAAAATGCCTCTTAGAATCATTTGTCTTATCTGACTGACGTGACGTTGCATAACTATTGGACTAAGAGccgagccgccagaccttcccaAACATCCACACATCCCAGTTTCaaccttgagaaaatgaggaaggtctggcggctctgggatCTTAGTCCATAACTTATCCAAGTGACCTGCCaaataatatgaataatatCGCTCACGTTTTGcctataataattaaatttagtaTAGCCCAATACCTAGCCCAGTTCATACGAaacattttcttttttaatttattgctaagtaaaaacaaaacacttaaCTCTTACAATAACTTCGCCAAACTGCGGAACAGTTCGTTGGCGAATGAAAAATTTCTTAGCTTATTCcaaataaataggtaagtacatgtagaaattatttattacttattattatttattactatgttGTTTGATTTACGAATTGTTTtgcattaattataattaacttttttgttttaatttttttacatactttttattgcaagtgtgattaTAAATATTGTGTAACTTGGGGCGTAAATATAAGTATCGCGAACTCGAGACTATACTATTAAGAACCTCTTACACCAGCCAATTTCCAGATAATTCTTGTTTGTACGGGACAACTATAGACATACATActatttcatgaaataaataaatattgggggacaccttacacagatcaacctagccccaaactaagctaagcttgtactatgggtgctaggcgacgatatacatatatagataaatacatacttatatacatagaaaacatccatgactcaggaaaaaatgtctgtgttcatcacacaaataaatgcccttaccgggattcgaacccgggaccgcggcttagcaggcagagtcactaccaactacgccagatcGGTCGTCTATGCGCCGAAATGCTTTTGAGATAGAGTTTCCATTGAGAACCACGATTTATTTCAGTACTTGTGCCACAAAAGAACATCGAGAAGGTAATTAGGCGCCTGCCACAACTACACGACGAAGATTACTACAGAACATATCTCGCTAACTCGGAGAAAAAGGAATACCTCGCTCTGCcaggtttgtaaaaaaaatagtaaaatttcCTGTTTCTTTAACCCTTTGACCGCTAAGAACGCCTAAAGGCGTCGTGTATTGTCGTGTCTATGACGCCATCAGCAATGTCTAATGTTGCTATGGCGGACGCTGTCAACACAATTGtcctttttttttgacggaggCGGAGGGGAATgcagttacgcacgatgtgtggccgtttctttcccctcccctaacgaggggggggggggggggggaatgtaCTGTTAAAGAGTAAGTGTTGCTGCAAAATATAACGAGCGTGGCTACAGGTTCGATTTTCTAATGAGTTTATCAATTCATTCGGAAATCTATTATTCAGTATCCACGGTAATGTGGATTTCTATACTCTTCGTCCGTATTCATTGTTTGTTTTATGATCATACGTTGGAATGTTATCTAAATTGGGAAGCTggaagtgcgttttcacattatccgatccgatatcggatgtagggccgatatcccatacgttgaatccgccatctttgatttttgccgttgaattccttccgacatccgatatcggatcgggtaacGTGAAAACGCATAAGGGTCGTGTTTTTTGCGTATTTTATGGTATTGTGGTATTGAGTTATAATAACTAGGTAAATCCATCTTTTCAAAAACAGTTAACACTGCCCGGTGTTAACTGAATAGATATTTAGATAACTAGAGAAGAATGTTCGAAAATAAACATTTCCTTTGCAGACGGAAAAGACACAGAATTGAAGATTTTATACAAAATCCTCGAGTACGAAGAACTAAAGGACTCTTCAGACTTCACTCTCGACGACTGGATCAAGCAGGCGAGGGATATCAAGgtgaatattataaaaaaccaataactatataagtacctatttaaacaAGTATGTAAGTGAAGAATTTCACGAGATTATTCAGATAGACATACCTATTATATGTATTtagataatttatataatacacACAAGTCTCTCAACAATTATCATTTACTATCATCATTTAATATCAACAAGATATAAATTTACTTTTCCAGAAATACTACCACGACTATGACGGCTTCGTGGTCTTACACGGGACCGACACGACAGCGTACGGTGCTTCCGTGCTGTCATTCATGTTGGAGACGGTCGGGAAGACCGTCGTGCTGACTGGAGCTCAGGTAACATGCGCGTTAAACTACtacgagtacctacctaccatgACTGACGAACCATGACTGTCATGTCGTGTCGTGAACACGACACAAAGGCTGACGGTGTCTAGCTCCGTGCTGTCTGTTATGTTGGCCAAGATCGAGAAGACTATTGTCCTGACGGGAGCGCAGGCAACACGCGTGTTAAACTACTACGAGTGACGAACCTATCATGACTGACGAAGTGGTACACGACACGACACAAAGGCTTACGGTGTCTAGCTCCGTGCTGTCTTTTATGTTGGCCAAGACGAAGTGCTACACGACACGACGGCGTATGGCACCTCCGTGCTGTATTTTATGCTGGAGATGGTCGGGAAGACTGTCGTGTTGACAGGAGCACAGGTAACGCACGTGTTAAACTATTACGAGTACCACAACAAACTACTACTTACGAGTACCTATCACGACTGACGAGTGCTACACGACAGAGTAGATATATTTACGGTATTTTCGTGATGTCTTTTATACTGGAGACGGTTGGAAAGACTGTAGTTCTGACGGGACGGGAGCACAGTTAACTTCTCTCGCTTGACTGTTTAGAGTGCGCGTGAGTTACCCGTGaccatgatgcatgtaactgcgtcgaaatattggAAACGCGCcaatataatgtatgtatagaTAAGTTTAGATTGCATACCACGAACGCAAAAGGCAACAAAAACTATAGAACACATAAGCCTTTATTATTTGGTGGGGGGTTCCTATgtttcaagaaattatattgccatcccatacaaccatttcagtcgcaaaatcttcaaatcagtaactaactgtcaaatatgacataacgcgtggtaacgtcgtgcaaacaatgcgaccgtattgatacaataacaaaatgtagtcgtcgtgtgcactcgttacggtaacaaaatgtgtacgaatttgtggctgtcaatgtcactgtcagaatgacttttaacttttaacgacactttattagtcgacgtttgcacacttaacggtaacaacatgtggacgaatttgtggctgtcattgtcactgtcagaacggtttctgacagtgacattgacagaatttgtacacacatgtgtaggtctgattaccgaactgctcctaaaccactgtatccgcaaacgacaatctgaaatacgaaggtttctcaaactgtcttgtgaagttgtggactggttgctttgaatcatttaaatatgagcgaattaaataataataaacgacgacgaccatttaagcactcttcgacattttatagaaatgtgggaaagttaagaaaagtgcagaatgataatacaaatagatagttacttaatgtattaaatatataatttttaattcttattgataaaaatgaagtgtagtgttgctttacacaataaaagtaggaatcaaatgaaatagagtatttactgtgatattaatagaatttctgttgcgcaatgatagtttttttcagtacagatgctgctttttttaacgcagtagtgcgagcaaatcaagcaatgattcatttcttgtctggtcgacactcttagcttagatttaggtactgaaaatcgtcgtacgatacacgtgtgaaaaggacattcacaactcggtgtcgatttaaaacactcccttcgttcgtgtattaatttatcgctactcgtatcgattttcctcttttccgcactcgtatctacaagtattttgtttgggttacaaaaaaaacacattatttactctactacgttttatttatgtctctttaacattacaaatttgtagacacttatctatacaaaaatcttgacaaaagaagtacagatcgctgaaattaatgttgatagtaatattaatgacgactacttcaacaagtgtcaattgtgaaatgccgcaaaatactagttgctctatagaagaccataatactatgatccccgatcctttacaacccagcagctcggtacgcacgttacaattttttttaatcttctttagtgagggcaactgagtacgacggcatatataattgtttataaagtttgaggatacctggaaaaaattaatacaagaagccattttgaaaatataataaatattcactgctttcggtcacgcgtgtacgctgcgaccattatgcgaccgtttgtcgaccgtttggtgaccgtttggcgactgttttttacatggaatattaccgtcttaatccatattttaacaactttattggttttctaggcattatttttattatttcagtataaggtatttaaaataccccataatggacggtgatgccattatggacaaaaaaacacaaatccttaaaaataagtatctaaaataagtttctaaaaactgacggctatgtaccataaactagagttgtagagctgtttaattttgaagtttcaattaattcggttatttctaaagaatttggagacaagataaaattcaccagtttactgaaaaaaatatcaagacgaattcttagtaatgttgctaagagagatgagttcatgtataaaataataaaaaaataacgcacggtgtaatcttgaatgcgtctTACTTACTGCATtgagcatgagataaggtataaaacatactagtttgttgctccaaagatataaagaaatgacgttattttgcaagtgtccattactggacccgaaaaactgcctacctcctatgatggacaaggaacaatttacaaaaccaaaatttactagaaacaatcctatgttaaaataacccaaactaattgtatttatggtgtataagattgactcattgcgtatcagttggctttaaaagtaaaattttaaacttatttcactgtccataatgggggatccattactggagaactgccgtccataattggagaaaaaacacctagttttaatttgttaactatgaagaaaccaataggagtatctattctgcaatacgcttgaaatgtagaagaaggataggacattcaagatttaacacgcttggcggtagaatttttacatttatcagtgaaatatcaaaaacaggcgaatttttttcttaaactgtccatgattgggttcgtcaccttagtatatgcaccggagcactaaaacttcaccaatcaatatacataacacgcaaacactgagtagtcaataatattattactggttaaaatgaggtaaattgatggcgcgttgataaatttagacttattttatgaaatcactcgagcaatttaattggccatggtaattagcccacattatattacaaatgcaaacaatatttaatttatctttaacaaattcttacgccattacattttaatgtcaaatgattttatttcttttttactttgacgtctctgacagtcgccatttgaaaagaatgaaatgaacgaatgattttgggaaagtagtcgccaaacggtaacaatgtgtgcacgcgtagtgcacacttctgtcacttctgtgaccatttgtgcctcttaccaatcgtccccatttgggtcgccgcgactaaacgtcgaccgtactgcgactaagcattgagacccgaagacctgtgtgtacacaaaataggaggatttgcgtaggaacggcgaccgattatggttatatgggatgGTATATTGTTGGACTCTTGAAGTTTTTCCCTATCGAAAATGATTCGTTAATATCAatgcaaaatacctatttaaaattttaaactacTTCAAGTTCTGATAATAATACAATAAggtcatttatttatatactctAAGAACTAGAGCTTGTCTAGGATAACTTGGCCTCAAGAGACCCGAAaacaattgttttgtttttgaatttcaaAGCATTTGCAACGAATCGGTTTTACTGTTATTACCTGACCGATCCTCATAATTAAAATCAATTGTGAAAATAATACCGAATTACGAATCTTTTTTCTTACTCAAGAAAACACATCTCATATTCTTTCTTAAAATATTGATGACAATCTTGATCTTTATAAATTCATGAAAACATATGCAAGTACCtacttttagttttatttgctgCTAAAAATTACCAATTGTATCTTATAGGTACGTAATTATACCTGATAAAATGCCTGATGATACTGATGAATGTTGTCCAAACACTTTAATATTTTTGCAAGTTGTATATAAAAAACaggtttaattaaaataaatacgaaCCTACAAACTCGCTCAGACAACGAAAACAACCGAATACACTTTTATTTACTTCTCCGATTCACACAGTACTGACCAAAACTGGCTTTATGCATAACTTTATTTTGAAGAGTCGATCTCTAAGCACGTTATAATGATTCTTAAACTTGAAAAACATATGAAGTATAAATTGTGCTTTAAAGTATTTTGTTTAAGGTAATGTTTTGTGTTTCAGGTGCCCATTTTCCAGCCACGCAGTGACGGCAACAACAACCTTTTGTGTGCGGTGCTGATCGCCGCTACTCAGCGTATTCCTGAGGTCACGGTGTTCTTTGGCGCCAAATTATTCAGGGGAACAAGGTGCCTATGACTCCTATGAGAATAATAACACTCATAACAAATTATGACAAAGTGTATTCTGacaatttctccatacaaataaacaatcacagttaagttttggaggaggaaacgaTACCttgattttagaaatttttagcaattattttctttattgttcttgtttttttttcgaaaatttcTTCTGTGCGACGGAGTGTTAACTAAAATATCGAAATCGAGAGCGGCTCCTTCGGTTTCTGGAATTACCTACGAGCATTTAGCTCCTGTTGAATATTAGtatgttaaaaaaagcagcaggACTTCGTCACATTTGCAAGTGTAGGTATAAAATATAGCAAAGACTTATAAATCTCGTACCTCAATGCGATTTGCGAGTGAATGATAATTGCATGTCCGAATCAGCAGCACGCTCCAGACAGGTTTTTGACCGGCGAGACGATGCAAGAGATTTACCGTATCAGCTTCTTAGACAAAACCGGATTTTGGACTGTAAGGTTATTGACCTCTTGTGATAGCAGCGGTTAGCTGTAAAAggtattaaaactattaaatactACATACTACGCTCGTAAGAACTTGATCCCATACaacattttgaaataaatagtTTCAATTTGGTGTCCAGGTTCAATGCACCATGGCAAAAAATCAGGACAAAACAACTTAGCaaaaattttcttatttttgtctaatggttgactggtagagaatgcctcaaggcttTATTTAAGTCCGCCATTAGTACTttcttttgtaaatttgtgcaataaagtttaaataaataagtaaataaataaattcctcCACAGAGTAAAGAAAGTGTCAAACACCCGAATCTACGCCTTCGACACCCCAAACTACCCTCCGATCCTAGAGGCCAGAACAACCCTGGACGTAGACCCTAAGATGCTGATCCACCCGCCCGGCTCCGTGCCAGACGAGTGCCGGATCCACGACCGGCTTAGCCGGAAGGTCTACACGCTGAAGGTCAATCCCACTATTACCGCTGAGGTCATCAGATCTGTGTTCCAAGGAATGGAAGGTACCTacgtatattttttgtttagaaAGTGATAAATACCCGTAGGACTATTCAGTGGGTCCAGTGAATTTATAAGGACATAACTAACACATTTAAcgcaaattgactcgg
Above is a window of Leguminivora glycinivorella isolate SPB_JAAS2020 chromosome 19, LegGlyc_1.1, whole genome shotgun sequence DNA encoding:
- the LOC125236747 gene encoding L-asparaginase-like, with translation MSQIKTVLVIYTGGTFGMLKNEKGVLVPQKNIEKVIRRLPQLHDEDYYRTYLANSEKKEYLALPDGKDTELKILYKILEYEELKDSSDFTLDDWIKQARDIKKYYHDYDGFVVLHGTDTTAYGASVLSFMLETVGKTVVLTGAQVPIFQPRSDGNNNLLCAVLIAATQRIPEVTVFFGAKLFRGTRVKKVSNTRIYAFDTPNYPPILEARTTLDVDPKMLIHPPGSVPDECRIHDRLSRKVYTLKVNPTITAEVIRSVFQGMEGVVLETYGNGNIPIKRKEIYQEIERAVKNNVLVVNVTQCINGTVQGKAIYETGLLLEECGVVPAFDMTAEAAWAKLCYVLSKTELSYQQKVELMKTNIRGELYNPNHVAVNCV